A section of the Thalassospira sp. TSL5-1 genome encodes:
- a CDS encoding sigma-70 family RNA polymerase sigma factor, which translates to MNEQPSNLDIFVTHRRALLNYASSIVGSRSRAEDVVQEAWLRFHEASKGRLLEDSTSYLFRIARNLALDGQRRMKRESQIITDDDFEAAANAWTDSVASPETVALYKDEYALVMDALAQLPERTRIAFEMHRFGGAKLREIAAALGISLPLACRLVADALQHCKEQLGWP; encoded by the coding sequence TTGAACGAGCAGCCAAGCAATCTGGACATTTTTGTCACCCATCGACGGGCGCTGCTGAATTATGCGAGTAGCATTGTGGGCAGCCGTTCGCGTGCAGAAGATGTCGTTCAGGAGGCATGGCTTCGTTTCCACGAGGCGTCAAAGGGGCGTCTGCTGGAGGATTCAACAAGCTATCTTTTCCGTATAGCGCGCAATCTGGCACTTGATGGCCAGCGACGCATGAAGCGCGAAAGCCAGATCATTACCGACGACGACTTTGAAGCGGCCGCAAATGCCTGGACGGATAGTGTGGCATCGCCCGAAACCGTCGCCCTTTACAAGGATGAATATGCCCTTGTCATGGATGCGTTGGCGCAATTGCCCGAGCGCACACGGATCGCCTTTGAAATGCACCGGTTTGGTGGGGCGAAGCTGCGAGAGATTGCGGCGGCACTTGGCATTTCGTTGCCATTGGCCTGTCGCCTGGTTGCCGATGCCCTACAGCATTGCAAGGAGCAGCTTGGATGGCCGTGA
- a CDS encoding FecR domain-containing protein, producing the protein MTATTQQIEKAASREATDWFVLLSDDPDDAQLQGAFQAWYDQSAVNAQAWQAMVQASQSISTAKPVLADKWTPLLEAVRGTARVDSTRTLKNPFKHKQAAVMTGRPSRPFRKTGLLRPGGFRRLATFATAGLAVAACLVAVLAAPDWVRGLQSDYVTGTGQTRQITLDDGSTVTLAPESAIAVAYSAGQRTVRLLDGEAFFEVSPNPERPFRVEAEGVDTTVLGTGFDVQRNGVGVRVSVAHGRVRVDYTGEGVLPVTETLRAGQSLRVDWSGAYQVVESPANHVAAWRKNQIVARYEPFGSVVDQLRRYYSGKIVVLDDELSSKPVTGVYNLADPLEALYGIARAQNAVLWQISPWLVFVSKG; encoded by the coding sequence ATGACGGCTACCACGCAACAAATCGAGAAGGCGGCGTCGCGCGAGGCAACGGACTGGTTTGTCCTGCTGTCGGATGATCCCGACGATGCGCAATTACAGGGCGCATTTCAGGCGTGGTATGACCAAAGCGCGGTAAATGCGCAAGCGTGGCAGGCGATGGTGCAGGCGTCGCAATCTATCAGTACGGCGAAGCCGGTTCTTGCCGATAAATGGACGCCGTTGCTTGAAGCTGTGCGTGGCACGGCCCGGGTCGATAGCACCCGCACGCTGAAAAACCCTTTCAAACATAAACAGGCTGCGGTGATGACCGGCAGACCATCCCGACCGTTCAGGAAAACCGGCCTTTTACGGCCTGGTGGTTTTAGACGGTTGGCAACGTTCGCGACGGCAGGATTGGCCGTTGCAGCATGTCTTGTTGCGGTTCTTGCCGCGCCGGATTGGGTGCGCGGGTTGCAGTCCGACTACGTAACCGGGACGGGACAGACCCGTCAGATCACGCTTGATGATGGCAGCACGGTTACCCTGGCGCCGGAAAGCGCGATTGCGGTAGCATACAGTGCGGGGCAACGTACAGTCAGGCTTTTGGATGGCGAGGCATTTTTTGAGGTTTCCCCAAACCCGGAGCGGCCGTTTCGGGTGGAGGCAGAAGGCGTCGATACGACCGTTCTTGGTACCGGGTTTGACGTGCAGCGAAATGGTGTCGGGGTTAGGGTCTCGGTTGCGCACGGGCGGGTTCGCGTGGATTATACTGGTGAAGGTGTTCTGCCGGTGACGGAAACGCTGCGGGCGGGCCAATCGCTTCGCGTTGACTGGTCGGGTGCTTATCAGGTTGTGGAAAGTCCGGCAAACCATGTTGCGGCTTGGCGCAAAAACCAGATTGTCGCGCGTTACGAGCCGTTTGGTTCGGTGGTTGATCAGCTTCGGCGGTACTATTCGGGGAAGATTGTCGTGCTTGACGATGAACTATCCTCAAAGCCGGTGACGGGTGTTTATAATCTTGCCGATCCGTTGGAGGCCCTTTATGGCATTGCCCGAGCACAGAACGCCGTGCTTTGGCAGATATCGCCGTGGCTGGTGTTCGTTTCAAAGGGGTAA
- a CDS encoding TonB-dependent siderophore receptor: MIKGVGICFGVFNRHTAFAGALALTTALSTVYPVAQVRAQEASTSEGFSEKFRAEHDFDIPAQALTDALVAFGQQSGIQVTVDGAIAQGVSASAVQGSMSAENALRGLLSGSGLFYNVSRSTVVIERITEGTNDATLLDPVIVEGRMQTATGPVDGYVATRSAAGSKTDTPLIETPQSVSVITRDQVEIQQAQSVTQSLRYTSGVVAEVRGSASRYDIPYIRGFGSPSDPVHYQDGLRMLRGPGYAFPQTETYGSERIEVLKGPSSTTYGSAMPGGLVNVVTKRPTEEDRGEIEFLVGSHARYQAAIDVSGPVMEDGSVLYRLVALGRDSETQVVNTKEQRVYLAPSLTWKAADDTTLTFLSHYQRDPEGGYYGILPTVGSVWTSPAGQIPRDFNDGDPAFSDFDREQFSVGYELEHLVNDIWTMRHNLRYLDVDVRTKDVATSSLQADNHTISRYALSTDEQTRGVTSDLQAQADFATGAVTHTTLLGFDYEYSDSSQLRLYNGNAPSIDYLNPVYGTATSLTLSPFIDQDQTIAQSGFYAQDQLGIGSWNFLLGGRFDQVRTVTDNNRTNVRQTQNDNAFSWKAGAVYNFDNGIAPYASYATSFLPVSGTDYLGDALDPTTAKQYEIGIKYEPQSFDAMFTLAYFDITQKDVVAVVNPVQRYQTGEVQSKGVELEAKVALSDKTNLIGNVTFTDAEVTKSRGYDVGDAPIAIPDVTASLWLDHSFDQGVVDGVTVGAGVRYVGETVGGYSPNAFTAGARRIDVPDYTLFDAMMRYDLGVLGNNLKNVSAQVNVTNLADETYATCLANNFCNYGNGRTVYVSLKYNW; this comes from the coding sequence GTGATCAAGGGGGTAGGAATTTGTTTTGGGGTCTTCAACCGACATACCGCATTTGCAGGCGCACTGGCATTAACCACGGCGTTGTCCACGGTTTATCCAGTCGCCCAGGTGCGGGCGCAGGAAGCATCGACTTCGGAAGGATTTTCAGAAAAATTTCGTGCGGAGCATGACTTCGATATTCCTGCACAGGCATTGACGGATGCGCTGGTCGCGTTTGGTCAGCAATCGGGCATTCAGGTGACGGTCGATGGTGCTATTGCACAGGGTGTTTCGGCATCGGCTGTGCAGGGCAGTATGTCTGCGGAAAACGCCCTGCGCGGACTTTTGTCAGGAAGTGGCCTTTTTTATAACGTTTCGCGTTCGACCGTTGTCATCGAACGGATTACAGAAGGTACAAATGATGCGACATTGCTTGACCCGGTGATCGTCGAGGGACGGATGCAAACTGCGACCGGCCCGGTCGACGGATATGTCGCGACGCGTAGTGCGGCCGGAAGCAAAACCGATACGCCGTTGATCGAAACACCGCAATCGGTTTCGGTGATTACCCGTGATCAGGTGGAAATCCAGCAGGCGCAAAGTGTTACGCAGTCGTTGCGCTATACATCCGGTGTTGTTGCGGAAGTGCGCGGTTCGGCATCGCGCTATGACATTCCTTATATCAGGGGATTTGGCTCGCCGAGCGACCCGGTTCACTATCAGGATGGTTTGCGCATGTTGCGCGGGCCGGGATATGCCTTTCCGCAAACCGAAACATATGGTTCGGAGCGTATCGAGGTTCTTAAAGGTCCGTCATCAACGACTTATGGTTCGGCAATGCCTGGGGGGCTGGTCAATGTCGTTACCAAACGTCCGACTGAGGAAGACCGCGGCGAGATCGAATTTCTTGTCGGTAGCCACGCGCGTTATCAGGCCGCGATTGATGTATCAGGCCCGGTGATGGAGGACGGTTCGGTGCTGTATCGTCTGGTCGCACTGGGACGCGATAGTGAAACCCAGGTCGTTAACACCAAGGAACAGCGTGTTTATCTTGCGCCATCGCTGACATGGAAGGCGGCGGATGACACGACCCTGACCTTTCTTAGCCATTATCAGCGAGATCCCGAAGGCGGATATTACGGTATCCTGCCGACAGTCGGGTCGGTGTGGACCAGCCCGGCAGGCCAGATTCCGCGTGATTTTAACGATGGCGATCCGGCATTCTCAGACTTTGACCGTGAACAATTTTCGGTCGGGTACGAACTGGAGCATCTTGTCAACGACATTTGGACGATGCGGCACAATCTTCGGTATCTTGATGTCGATGTGAGGACCAAGGATGTCGCGACCTCAAGTCTGCAGGCCGATAACCATACGATTTCGCGTTATGCACTCTCGACCGATGAACAAACCCGGGGCGTTACATCTGACCTGCAGGCACAGGCGGATTTTGCAACCGGTGCCGTCACGCATACGACGCTTTTGGGGTTTGATTACGAATATAGTGATTCATCGCAGCTCCGTCTTTACAATGGAAATGCACCGTCGATTGATTACCTCAACCCGGTATATGGCACCGCAACGTCGCTGACATTGTCGCCCTTTATCGATCAGGACCAAACCATCGCCCAGTCCGGGTTTTATGCGCAGGATCAGCTGGGGATCGGCAGCTGGAATTTCCTGTTGGGGGGGCGGTTTGATCAAGTGCGGACGGTAACCGATAACAACCGTACAAATGTTCGACAGACCCAGAATGACAATGCCTTTAGCTGGAAGGCCGGGGCCGTTTACAATTTTGACAATGGTATTGCGCCTTATGCCAGCTATGCCACGTCATTCCTGCCGGTCAGTGGCACGGACTATCTTGGTGATGCGCTTGATCCCACCACGGCAAAACAATATGAAATCGGCATCAAATATGAGCCGCAATCCTTTGATGCGATGTTCACTCTGGCCTATTTTGACATCACCCAGAAAGATGTCGTTGCGGTGGTCAATCCCGTGCAGCGTTATCAGACCGGCGAGGTCCAGTCCAAGGGGGTTGAACTGGAAGCAAAGGTTGCCCTGAGCGATAAGACCAACCTGATCGGTAATGTCACCTTTACCGATGCGGAAGTGACCAAAAGCCGGGGATATGATGTTGGTGACGCACCTATTGCCATTCCGGACGTCACGGCATCTCTTTGGCTTGACCACAGTTTTGATCAGGGTGTGGTCGATGGTGTGACGGTTGGTGCTGGTGTTCGTTATGTCGGGGAAACGGTTGGTGGTTATAGCCCCAACGCCTTTACCGCCGGGGCAAGACGGATCGATGTGCCAGACTACACGCTTTTTGATGCGATGATGCGTTATGATCTTGGCGTGCTTGGCAACAATCTGAAAAATGTCTCGGCCCAGGTGAATGTCACCAACCTTGCCGATGAAACCTATGCCACCTGTCTTGCCAATAATTTTTGCAATTATGGCAATGGCCGGACGGTTTATGTTTCGTTGAAATATAACTGGTGA
- a CDS encoding MFS transporter — translation MSGINADAAGAIPAAWRRHGVILFGLNALYVGFGMIMGVVNGGLPTVMRAQGIDISTAGWIYLLYLPFGLTFLWAPLIDRLRLPFLSSRTGWIVTMQAIAVLGLVIVAFSNGASPLVLFGLGFGVVLAIATMDIALDALAVRIVAPDWRSTASATKLAALSIGTMIGGGVFVALAGDLGWRVTFLVLALALVVLLCPVLTLGKRDELTGTGTEPAKNSRKASLLRLLRDARLRKRLILLCIACSIMFPLVGLNRLMLVDIGVPVSEIGWIVGTLGPLSMLLTSAVSIPLMRYLGLERSMLIFAAVAFAAIGAMTFGFAFENRLAGIGGAIAIGAGVSGIYVVLATKIIGWSAGTQPATDYAAYYGISRLASTLMTVAAAQIVAFVNWGLFYGFGAIALLVMVVLLLALIGRND, via the coding sequence ATGTCGGGCATAAATGCAGATGCGGCGGGGGCCATCCCCGCCGCATGGCGCCGACATGGCGTAATCCTTTTCGGGCTTAACGCGCTTTATGTCGGGTTTGGCATGATTATGGGCGTGGTGAATGGCGGACTTCCGACCGTCATGCGTGCCCAAGGGATTGATATTTCCACGGCAGGGTGGATTTACCTTTTGTATCTTCCCTTTGGGCTGACTTTTTTGTGGGCGCCGTTGATTGACCGCCTGCGCCTGCCGTTCCTGTCGAGCAGGACTGGCTGGATCGTCACCATGCAGGCGATTGCGGTTTTGGGGCTTGTTATTGTTGCCTTTAGCAACGGGGCCTCACCGCTTGTTTTGTTTGGGCTGGGTTTTGGCGTTGTTCTTGCCATTGCCACAATGGACATTGCGCTTGATGCGCTTGCGGTGCGGATTGTGGCACCCGACTGGCGATCGACGGCGTCGGCGACCAAGCTCGCGGCTCTTTCGATCGGCACGATGATTGGTGGCGGGGTTTTTGTGGCGCTCGCCGGTGATCTGGGATGGCGGGTGACTTTTCTTGTGCTGGCCCTGGCACTTGTTGTGTTGCTGTGCCCGGTGCTGACGCTTGGAAAACGCGATGAATTGACCGGAACAGGAACAGAGCCTGCCAAAAACAGTCGCAAAGCAAGCCTTCTGAGGCTTCTGCGGGATGCCAGGTTGCGCAAGAGGCTGATTTTGCTTTGTATAGCCTGTTCCATCATGTTCCCGCTTGTCGGGTTAAATCGGCTGATGCTGGTTGATATTGGTGTGCCGGTTTCTGAAATCGGATGGATTGTCGGCACCCTTGGTCCGTTATCGATGTTGCTGACATCTGCGGTATCCATCCCCCTGATGCGCTATCTGGGCCTTGAGCGCAGCATGCTGATCTTTGCCGCCGTTGCCTTTGCCGCGATTGGTGCCATGACGTTTGGTTTTGCGTTTGAAAACCGGTTGGCGGGTATTGGCGGGGCGATTGCAATCGGGGCGGGGGTTAGCGGCATATACGTTGTTCTTGCGACAAAAATCATCGGATGGTCGGCGGGAACGCAGCCAGCCACCGATTATGCCGCCTATTACGGGATCAGCCGACTTGCCAGCACCCTGATGACGGTGGCGGCAGCACAGATTGTAGCGTTTGTAAATTGGGGACTGTTTTATGGCTTCGGGGCGATTGCGCTGCTGGTCATGGTCGTTCTGTTGCTGGCTCTTATTGGAAGAAATGATTGA
- a CDS encoding siderophore-interacting protein translates to MSTYTASATLDFPDIWQEFQNITDLLCAHNMEHEPRKDAAFFSSPLGTALLVPENGQLHIHVTANQPASFNRLKHDLTILIDFITQPKTIEFDWAGDAIGATYPPDLRILDVLETAHPSPGIRRIRFRGENLAQYAVPDQIHCRLMFPKTHGKHSQAQWPKLDDNGKIIWPEGGKLASRIYTIRKIDILAGTLDIDFVIHKSPGPGISWAMAAQPGDSVGMLGPAGNGPKPASEYLLIGDETGLPGIARILEGLPTNARGNALIEVSDKSEIQILNAPQGFQIHWLCRNGDAPGTSTVLIEKLRILDLSAHSDTLFCWVGTEYTGFNDIRSYLRTEIGIPKSRLVAFAHWRRSMSEEDVIAAGSEKI, encoded by the coding sequence ATGTCCACTTATACAGCCAGCGCCACACTCGACTTTCCCGACATTTGGCAGGAATTTCAAAATATTACTGATTTGCTGTGTGCGCATAATATGGAGCACGAACCCCGTAAGGACGCGGCTTTTTTTTCCTCCCCACTGGGCACCGCACTTCTCGTTCCCGAAAACGGTCAGCTCCATATTCACGTCACGGCAAACCAACCCGCCTCGTTTAATCGCCTGAAACATGACCTCACCATTCTGATCGATTTTATTACCCAGCCAAAAACCATTGAATTTGACTGGGCAGGTGATGCCATTGGCGCCACCTACCCGCCAGACCTGCGCATCCTCGACGTTTTGGAAACCGCACACCCCAGTCCGGGCATCCGGCGTATTCGATTTCGCGGGGAAAATCTGGCGCAATATGCCGTCCCGGATCAAATCCATTGCCGCCTGATGTTTCCCAAAACGCACGGGAAGCACAGCCAAGCCCAGTGGCCCAAACTTGATGATAACGGCAAAATCATCTGGCCCGAAGGAGGCAAGCTCGCCTCACGTATTTATACAATCCGCAAGATCGATATATTAGCCGGTACGCTTGATATTGATTTTGTCATTCATAAATCTCCTGGCCCCGGAATATCCTGGGCAATGGCCGCACAGCCAGGAGACAGTGTCGGCATGCTGGGCCCGGCAGGGAACGGCCCCAAACCGGCAAGCGAATATCTTTTGATCGGTGATGAAACCGGCCTGCCCGGTATTGCCCGCATTCTGGAGGGTTTACCTACCAATGCACGAGGAAATGCCTTAATTGAAGTCTCCGATAAATCTGAAATCCAGATCCTGAACGCACCACAAGGCTTTCAAATCCATTGGCTCTGTCGCAATGGAGATGCCCCGGGGACAAGCACAGTCCTGATCGAAAAACTCCGCATACTCGACCTTTCAGCACATTCCGACACCCTGTTTTGTTGGGTCGGGACGGAATATACGGGCTTTAACGATATACGGTCCTATTTGCGCACAGAAATTGGCATTCCCAAATCGCGACTGGTCGCCTTTGCCCACTGGCGTCGCAGCATGAGTGAGGAAGATGTCATTGCCGCCGGATCTGAAAAGATCTGA
- a CDS encoding ABC transporter substrate-binding protein codes for MAVPAMAIAKTDVAPATHITDMAGRSVMLPKKVKRIVLLDARDILAIAMLHPAPSELVAGWADTARLDSEALRKTYEQRPDGTVIEVVGGSSPDTLSHEKIIALQPDLVVATAYSVPDLGTGELAQRLSRANIPIVFSNVSSNTITHTDTGSNPFDETAALMRMWGKILGSSSRAEEFIAFVDKHRRIIASRLGNVAPTKTYLEIQSTYEDCCWAAGQQIWGNLLEQASGRNLSAIKAPWYAHVSTEQLMIEAPDVYIATGGAYAADMRPAVGPGLDPVSARAGLKRLTERTGFATLPAVQNDRVHCIWTGLLTIAPLQILFLEVAAKWLHPDIFTDLDPGDTLEEINHRFLGKPLAPPCWISLKDDPTR; via the coding sequence ATGGCTGTTCCTGCGATGGCCATCGCAAAAACCGATGTCGCACCCGCCACTCACATTACCGACATGGCCGGGCGCAGTGTCATGCTTCCAAAGAAAGTCAAACGCATTGTGCTTCTTGATGCCCGTGACATTCTGGCAATTGCCATGCTGCACCCCGCCCCGTCCGAACTGGTGGCAGGATGGGCCGACACCGCCCGGTTAGATAGTGAAGCCCTTCGCAAGACCTATGAACAACGCCCGGACGGAACAGTAATCGAGGTTGTTGGCGGCTCATCGCCAGACACCCTATCGCATGAAAAAATCATCGCCCTTCAACCCGACCTGGTGGTGGCAACCGCCTATTCCGTCCCGGATTTGGGAACAGGTGAACTGGCCCAACGCCTGAGCCGGGCCAATATTCCAATTGTTTTTAGCAATGTCTCGTCAAATACGATTACCCACACAGATACCGGGTCAAATCCATTTGATGAAACGGCCGCTTTGATGCGGATGTGGGGCAAAATTCTGGGTTCCTCCAGCAGGGCAGAGGAGTTCATTGCATTTGTCGATAAACATCGCCGGATCATTGCTTCGCGACTTGGCAATGTCGCACCAACCAAAACCTATCTTGAAATTCAGTCAACCTATGAGGACTGTTGCTGGGCTGCGGGCCAACAGATATGGGGAAATCTGCTAGAGCAGGCGAGCGGGCGCAATTTATCGGCGATCAAGGCCCCGTGGTATGCGCATGTTTCAACAGAACAATTAATGATAGAGGCCCCTGACGTTTATATCGCCACTGGCGGCGCATATGCCGCCGACATGCGCCCAGCCGTCGGGCCGGGCCTTGATCCGGTATCTGCGCGCGCCGGGTTGAAACGTCTGACAGAACGTACCGGCTTTGCAACACTTCCGGCCGTTCAAAATGATCGGGTTCATTGTATCTGGACCGGGCTTCTCACCATTGCACCCTTGCAAATCCTGTTTCTGGAGGTGGCGGCAAAATGGCTCCATCCCGACATTTTCACCGATCTTGATCCAGGCGACACACTGGAGGAAATCAATCATCGCTTCCTTGGCAAGCCTCTCGCCCCGCCCTGCTGGATATCCCTGAAAGACGATCCGACAAGGTAA
- a CDS encoding TonB-dependent siderophore receptor: protein MTVISPMRARMILLATSTILSPVAALAQNTAVTLPTIEIEADAPDQNTTRDSYVDELPKTATKSSIPVLEIPQSISTLTRRQLDDQNPQSVKDALNYSAGVLSTPDTTSRYDSLFMRGYGGFGTSTRIVDFLDGLRLPRGQGFALPSIDAFLVDHIDVLRGPSAVMYGQTSPGGMVNQISRAPSDVSYNEARVEYGSHNRVQTGLTSQGSLDKTGQWQYSITGIARRAGTRYDDVNEERLAISPALTWQPTTDTSVTVQAYYQDDPEGGYFNSIYPKFLAPEQYRGALARDFNIGDPTYESYDRQQYGFGYHFDHRINDTVSIRSATRYSALDLDFQGIQMTGTLTAGGLLPRQATKSTENVDGVSSDNSAQFTFATGALKHTTVAGIDFQRSVSEWKYQVGTAPSLSVTNPQYGVAFGPFATYIDNRQTLQQTGLYLQDQVTVGGWHTLVGARYDWTKQETLKRLSSTTDDQSSHSPSYRAGLLYEFDNGLAPYVSYSTSFEPTVGVDAAKNPFDPTKAKQWEAGIKFEPRDMNALFTVSAFHIVQENVLTPDPVNTNFQVQEGEIRSRGIELEARGQATENLELIAAATLINTEVTQSTTASNIGKRPQAAPKYYGSAWANYHFSQGMLDGLAVGGGLRFVGSSFADSANTVKADGYVLVDAALSYPLGRVNSSLNGAEATLNVTNLFDKEYYSSCSSNYYCQYGNGAQFLLGLRYKW, encoded by the coding sequence ATGACAGTGATATCTCCGATGCGTGCGCGCATGATATTGCTTGCGACCTCCACAATCCTGAGCCCCGTTGCTGCCCTTGCACAAAATACGGCGGTAACGCTTCCGACCATCGAAATCGAGGCGGATGCACCAGATCAAAACACAACCCGGGATTCCTATGTTGACGAGCTGCCAAAAACAGCAACCAAGTCATCAATACCGGTTCTGGAAATTCCGCAATCCATCAGCACGCTTACCCGCCGGCAACTTGATGACCAAAATCCGCAAAGTGTCAAAGATGCGTTGAATTACAGTGCGGGCGTTTTGTCCACACCGGATACGACCAGCCGATATGACAGCCTGTTCATGCGCGGATATGGCGGGTTTGGCACATCTACCCGCATCGTTGATTTTCTCGACGGGTTGCGCCTGCCGCGCGGTCAGGGATTTGCCCTTCCGTCAATTGATGCCTTTCTGGTTGATCATATCGATGTGCTGCGGGGACCATCCGCCGTGATGTATGGACAGACCAGCCCCGGGGGGATGGTCAACCAGATTTCACGTGCGCCAAGCGATGTTTCCTACAACGAAGCCCGGGTTGAATATGGTTCGCACAATCGGGTTCAAACAGGACTGACCAGCCAGGGATCACTCGATAAAACCGGGCAATGGCAATACAGCATCACCGGGATCGCGCGGCGCGCCGGAACACGCTATGACGATGTAAATGAAGAACGCCTCGCAATTTCCCCCGCCTTAACGTGGCAGCCAACAACCGATACCTCGGTTACCGTTCAGGCCTATTATCAGGATGACCCGGAGGGCGGGTACTTTAACTCGATCTATCCCAAATTCCTGGCACCGGAACAATATCGCGGCGCACTTGCCCGTGACTTCAATATCGGCGATCCCACGTATGAAAGCTACGATCGCCAACAATATGGCTTTGGCTACCATTTCGATCATCGCATCAATGACACCGTCAGCATCCGTTCGGCAACGCGATATTCGGCACTGGATCTGGATTTTCAAGGCATCCAGATGACGGGCACGTTGACGGCAGGGGGGCTCCTTCCCCGTCAGGCAACCAAATCGACCGAAAATGTTGATGGGGTTTCATCTGATAATAGTGCGCAGTTTACATTCGCAACCGGGGCCCTGAAACACACCACCGTTGCTGGCATCGATTTTCAACGCTCGGTCAGTGAATGGAAATACCAAGTGGGAACCGCACCGTCGCTAAGTGTGACCAACCCGCAATACGGCGTCGCATTTGGTCCCTTCGCCACCTATATCGACAATCGGCAAACTTTGCAGCAAACCGGTCTTTATCTTCAGGATCAGGTCACAGTTGGCGGATGGCATACGTTAGTGGGAGCCCGTTACGACTGGACCAAACAGGAAACGCTTAAACGTCTTTCCAGCACGACCGATGATCAGTCCAGTCATTCACCCTCCTATCGCGCTGGCTTGCTGTACGAATTTGACAATGGCCTTGCCCCTTATGTCAGTTATTCAACATCGTTTGAGCCAACTGTCGGTGTTGATGCTGCCAAAAACCCGTTTGATCCGACCAAGGCAAAACAGTGGGAAGCGGGTATCAAGTTTGAACCGCGCGACATGAACGCCTTGTTCACGGTTTCCGCCTTCCATATCGTACAGGAAAATGTCCTGACGCCGGACCCGGTAAATACCAATTTCCAGGTCCAGGAAGGCGAAATTCGATCTCGCGGGATTGAGCTGGAGGCCCGTGGCCAGGCCACCGAGAATCTCGAACTGATCGCTGCAGCAACGTTGATCAACACCGAAGTCACACAATCCACCACCGCCAGCAATATTGGCAAACGCCCCCAGGCCGCACCAAAATATTACGGGTCTGCCTGGGCCAACTATCACTTTAGCCAGGGCATGCTTGATGGCCTTGCTGTGGGGGGCGGCCTGCGGTTTGTCGGTAGCAGCTTTGCTGATAGCGCCAACACCGTCAAAGCCGATGGCTATGTCCTGGTGGATGCGGCTCTCAGTTACCCGCTTGGCCGTGTCAATTCGTCGCTTAACGGCGCGGAAGCAACGCTGAACGTCACCAACCTGTTTGACAAGGAATATTATTCAAGCTGCAGCTCGAACTATTACTGCCAGTATGGCAACGGTGCACAGTTCCTGCTGGGTCTTCGATATAAATGGTAA
- a CDS encoding TetR/AcrR family transcriptional regulator, producing MTKTVAPKRRMGRPPKEDSVETSNRIIETAGQLFAAQGYAATSMEQVASACNAGKDTIYRRFPSKSDLFAAVVGQLRAGVLDNLEQEITAITGSGDALERLRLVAWWFLSVNLRPEMVAFKRIAMSEAVVFGAADPDQTGTDPIMGRLVELVDDAQQEGFLRHGDPITIADHLIHSIVFGPSNHAMLGGRNYDDAAARSDYFQRAWDLFLHGAAG from the coding sequence ATGACAAAAACTGTCGCGCCCAAACGGCGTATGGGACGCCCGCCAAAAGAAGATTCTGTCGAAACATCCAACCGGATTATCGAGACGGCAGGGCAATTATTTGCCGCCCAGGGATATGCTGCAACATCGATGGAGCAGGTTGCCTCGGCCTGCAACGCCGGAAAAGATACGATTTATCGCCGGTTTCCCTCAAAGTCGGATTTATTTGCGGCGGTGGTTGGTCAATTGCGTGCCGGCGTTCTGGACAATCTTGAACAGGAAATCACGGCAATAACCGGAAGTGGTGATGCTCTTGAACGGTTGCGCCTGGTGGCCTGGTGGTTTTTATCGGTTAACCTGCGTCCCGAGATGGTTGCTTTCAAACGTATCGCCATGAGTGAGGCAGTCGTATTTGGGGCTGCCGATCCCGATCAAACGGGCACGGACCCGATTATGGGCCGCCTTGTTGAACTTGTGGATGATGCGCAGCAGGAAGGGTTTTTACGGCATGGTGACCCGATAACAATTGCGGACCATTTGATTCACTCTATCGTTTTTGGCCCGTCAAACCACGCCATGCTGGGCGGACGGAACTATGATGACGCGGCTGCGCGGAGCGACTATTTCCAACGGGCTTGGGATTTGTTTTTGCATGGGGCTGCCGGGTAA